A region of the Nitrospirota bacterium genome:
ATAGTACGCTTTGTACCAATCGACGAACCGCTGCACGCCCACCTCGATCGGGGTTGCGGGCTTAAAGCCCACGGCGGCCGCAATGTCCTCGACTTCGGCGCATGTGGCGGGCACGTCGCCTGGCTGAAGCGGGAGCAGGCGCTTTTCTGCCTTTCTCCCGAGAGCTTTCTCCAAAATCTCGATGAACCGAAGCAGGTCAACGGGTTGGTGATTGCCAATGTTGTAGAGCCGATAGGGCGCGGCGCTGCTGCCCGGGTCGGGGCGCTCCCCGGACCAAGCCGGATCGGGTTCGGCGGGCTTGTCGAGCACGCGCACGACCCCTTCGACGATGTCGTCGATATATGTAAAGTCTCGCTGCATTTTCCCGTAATTAAACACCTCAATGGGTTCACCATTCAGTATGGCCCGAGTGAACCTGAACAGCGCCATATCGGGCCGACCCCAGGGTCCGTAGACCGTGAAGAACCGGAGCCCAGTAACCGGTAGCCTGTAGAGGTGGGCATAGGCATGGGCCATCAACTCGTTGGCCTTCTTGGTGGCGGCGTAGAGTGAGACGGGATGATCCACGTTGTCGTGCACGGAAAAGGGCATCTTAGTGTTTCCGCCGTAGACGGAACTGGAGGAGGCGAAGACGAGGTGCCGGACGCCGACCTGTCGGCAGCCCTCCAACACGTTCAGGAAACCGACGATGTTGCAGTCAATGTATGCGTGGGGATTCACAAGCGAGTAGCGAACGCCTGCCTGGGCCGCCATGTGCACTACTCGCTGGATAGGGTGCGTGGCGAAGAGCCGCTCCATTCCAGGCCGGTCCGTGAGATCGAGCTTAGTGAACTGAAACCCTGCGATCGAACTAAGTCGGGCTAGCCGCGCTTCCTTCAGCCGGACGTCATAGTAATCATTCATGTTGTCGAGCCCTAGGACTTGATCGCCGCGCTCGAGCAAGCGCCGTGCAACGTGGAAGCCGATGAAACCGGCTGCGCCTGTCACAAGGATGACGTGATTGGCCCGACCCATGAGAGTCCAGACAAGGTCAAGCGGGAACGACATCCACCGCGTCGATCTCAACAGCCGCGGCCTGTCTGATCAGATGGACTGAGATCACGAGACGACACCTCTTCTCCTTTCGGAGGAGAATCCCCCGCACTCCCTCCAAGGGGCCCCTGACGACCTGCACCGCCATCCCTTCTCGCAGATAAGGATGGGCATCATAGGGAAGCGTGCTCGCCATCAAGCTCATCAGTGCGTCGATTTCCTCGTTGGGAATCGGCTCAGGACGGTTGCCACTGCCAACGATGCTGACGACGCCGGGCGCCATCAAGACCCGGAGCCGATCCCGCCACGAAAACTGCGCAAAGCAATAGCCGGAAAAGAGCGGCACCTCTATTCGTTTTTTCCGGTCTCTCCACTGGCTCAATCGTATCAACGTCGGGAGTAGTGGCCGGATACCTTGACCGGCGAGCCGATCTCGAACCTGCTTTTCGTGGCGGGACTTTGTCCGAAGTGCGTACCACCGCGTGACATCTTCGAATTCGGGCACAGCTCCGCCCTCTCACTCACAGTGATAAAATTAGAAAAAGACGAAAAAACGATGACTCAGCTAGATTGCCAAGCTCGGCGCCGCGACCGAATCTCTTTAACTCGAACCGGGCTGCTCTTGGTCAAATTTCCGCTCTTTGGGCTCAAGTGCTGGCAACGACGTCCTTTCCGTTGCCCGGGCACGGCAAGGTCATTTGGGAGAAAGAGCACCGTGCCCAGTCGTAAAGACTTCCTCGCATGATACGACCAGACTACGATAAGGTTCTCAGCGATCATACTGACGAGTCGTCCCTTGAAGGAGTTACGGAATCTACCGGCGATGCACGTTGCGGCAGGACAGGGGGAAGGTCACTTCACAAAGATGCTCCATCACCGGGCAGAAAATCGCAGAGTCCTTTGGAGCAGCGATGTAGTCGAACCTCGACATTTTCGCAAGACCATTTCAGTGAGCAAGGGTTCGGACTGGTCAGGATACGGCTGCGCCGTCCTGTCCCCCTGTCGCAATCCTTACAGGACACCGCCACCGTCGTCCGAAAGCCCGTTTTTTCGCGCCAATATTTCTCATTTTTTTCAAGATAAGTCAAGACATTACGAGTGTCCACGTCCCGTGCATAATCCGCTATTCCAGACCTGGTTATTATCTGCAGATTTCAGCCTTGGTTGGCCCGAGGAGAAAACCCCTACGCAGCTTTTCCATCTCCTCTTTATCAACCGTCCGGGAAGGCCTCGCTTTCGTCAAGAACGTTTAAAAGGGCTCGCCGGCTTCAGAAACGGCGGGTCTCCGTGATCCAACCGATGGAGCTGGAGCGGGGCCAGGGCCTCTGCCTTGGAGACCACTTCAGTCCCGCCGTCGCCGGTCGACCGGAAGACATCGAGGGCCCGGCTGTAATGGTAGCCGCAACCGTGAGGGCCCAGTTTCGATTTCAACTCCTCCGGCCGCTCCCAGTGGGCGGTCAGGAGCGCCGTCCGCGCCGGATTGCGCTGGCTGAACATGAAGCTCAGATGGTCCGGGTACCAATCCGCTCCGCCGGTCGCATAGGAGACGAACAGGCGGGCCTGGGCTTTCGCCGCAAGCTCCGCCAGGTAGCCGTTCGTCAAATAGCCGTTCTCGCCCGGCTCCAACCACTTTCCCGGATGGGAGAGGCAGGCATGGGCGGCATAGGTCCGGATCTCCAGCAGTTGCTGCTGGGAAGCGAAGACCGTTGCAATCGGCCCATGTCGGTAGACCAACTCGTCAATCACCCCTTCCTTCACGACCGACTTGCCGGAATTGGTCGGGCCGCTGTCCGCGTGGACCAGTGTGTTGCGGCCACGATCGGCGATCAGGTAACAGTTGCGGGGCATCTCCAAGTCGCAGGGGTCCTCGCCGAAGAAGGGAACCGAAACGATGCCCCCGCCCTCGAACGGCCAGGTCTCCCCGTGCACCAGTTCGACGATTTGCGTGAACCCCAGCTCGCGCAGCAGCGACAGGTAGTCGTAGTAGAGGGCCCGACGGTTGCGGCGGCTCGGCACGATGACCGGGATGTCCTTGG
Encoded here:
- a CDS encoding NAD-dependent epimerase, with the protein product MGRANHVILVTGAAGFIGFHVARRLLERGDQVLGLDNMNDYYDVRLKEARLARLSSIAGFQFTKLDLTDRPGMERLFATHPIQRVVHMAAQAGVRYSLVNPHAYIDCNIVGFLNVLEGCRQVGVRHLVFASSSSVYGGNTKMPFSVHDNVDHPVSLYAATKKANELMAHAYAHLYRLPVTGLRFFTVYGPWGRPDMALFRFTRAILNGEPIEVFNYGKMQRDFTYIDDIVEGVVRVLDKPAEPDPAWSGERPDPGSSAAPYRLYNIGNHQPVDLLRFIEILEKALGRKAEKRLLPLQPGDVPATCAEVEDIAAAVGFKPATPIEVGVQRFVDWYKAYYGT
- a CDS encoding UpxY family transcription antiterminator, coding for MPEFEDVTRWYALRTKSRHEKQVRDRLAGQGIRPLLPTLIRLSQWRDRKKRIEVPLFSGYCFAQFSWRDRLRVLMAPGVVSIVGSGNRPEPIPNEEIDALMSLMASTLPYDAHPYLREGMAVQVVRGPLEGVRGILLRKEKRCRLVISVHLIRQAAAVEIDAVDVVPA